Proteins encoded by one window of Trueperaceae bacterium:
- a CDS encoding roadblock/LC7 domain-containing protein has product MLEPSLDLYGSTYDTVDGILRELLARSRARYALIIDHKGFVLMHARALWAPKPPSFDSFATLVASNYAANRAIAHLFGEDGFKETVQQGAEVGTYIEELGAEALLVTVFDTSAQLGRVKIATKHAADAVRAALEGATEAPPTVEFDAEFQQGAAALLDGLFGTRQG; this is encoded by the coding sequence ATGCTCGAGCCGTCCCTCGACCTCTACGGTTCCACCTACGACACCGTGGACGGCATCCTGCGCGAGCTTCTCGCCAGGAGCCGGGCCAGGTACGCTCTGATCATCGACCACAAGGGGTTCGTGCTGATGCACGCCCGCGCGTTGTGGGCGCCGAAGCCGCCGTCGTTCGACTCGTTCGCCACGCTGGTGGCCTCCAACTACGCCGCCAACCGCGCCATCGCCCACCTGTTCGGCGAGGACGGCTTCAAGGAGACGGTGCAGCAGGGCGCTGAGGTCGGCACCTACATCGAGGAGCTGGGCGCCGAGGCGCTGCTGGTCACGGTGTTCGACACCTCGGCGCAGCTCGGCCGCGTCAAGATCGCCACGAAGCACGCCGCCGACGCGGTGCGGGCGGCGCTGGAGGGCGCCACGGAGGCTCCCCCGACCGTCGAGTTCGACGCCGAGTTCCAGCAGGGCGCGGCGGCGCTCCTCGACGGGCTGTTCGGTACGAGGCAAGGATGA
- a CDS encoding gliding-motility protein MglA, with protein MSTINFSAREINFKIVYYGPGLSGKTTNLKQIYQEVPAESKGEMVSLATEDERTLFFDFLPLDLGKVNGFKTRFHLYTVPGQVFYNSSRKLILRGVDGVVFVADSSPARLRANAESLRNLRENLQEYNMRISDVPLVIQANKRDLPDALDMDMLRAVLDPQGKIPMFEAVAAKFEGVFEPLRGVATMVLEKLAQRA; from the coding sequence ATGAGCACGATCAACTTCTCGGCCCGCGAGATCAACTTCAAGATCGTCTATTACGGGCCGGGCCTGTCGGGCAAGACCACCAACCTGAAGCAGATCTACCAGGAGGTGCCGGCGGAGTCGAAGGGCGAGATGGTCTCGCTCGCCACCGAGGACGAGCGCACGCTCTTCTTCGACTTCCTGCCCCTGGACCTGGGCAAGGTGAACGGCTTCAAGACGCGCTTCCACCTTTACACCGTGCCGGGGCAGGTCTTCTACAACTCGTCGCGCAAGCTGATCTTGCGCGGCGTTGACGGCGTCGTGTTCGTCGCCGACTCGAGCCCGGCGCGGCTTCGCGCCAACGCGGAGAGCCTGAGGAACCTGCGGGAGAACCTGCAGGAGTACAACATGCGCATCTCCGACGTGCCACTCGTGATCCAGGCGAACAAGCGCGACCTGCCGGACGCCCTCGACATGGACATGCTGCGGGCGGTGCTCGACCCGCAGGGCAAGATCCCGATGTTCGAGGCGGTGGCCGCCAAGTTCGAGGGCGTGTTCGAGCCCCTGCGGGGCGTGGCCACCATGGTGTTGGAGAAGCTGGCCCAGCGCGCCTGA
- the gcvT gene encoding glycine cleavage system aminomethyltransferase GcvT: MKRTPLFTTHEELGARMVEFAGYTMPLHYQTGINQEHLAVRQGVGLFDVSHMGEIRVIGAGATAFLQWATLNDPGRLRPGRGQYNMLQNDSGGLVDDLFVYRDGPDDYLVVANAANTAAVLSHLVALADGHDCHVMDESDAVALLALQGPGAPMLLGQLVEVDLSQVKRNATVDATLSGIPARLSRTGYTGEDGFELFLRPTDAVAVWHMLVQAGATPCGLGARDTLRLEAGFPLYGHELTETSNPLCTPFAWVVKDKPFYGRDAMWAPECGRVLVGVRLDDRGVPRQGYRVLAEGGRVVGEVTSGALSPLTREGIGFAWVERELAAPGTRLAVEIRGVGAPARVVNPPFHGA; encoded by the coding sequence ATGAAGCGCACACCCCTGTTCACGACGCACGAGGAGCTCGGCGCCCGTATGGTCGAGTTCGCCGGCTACACCATGCCACTCCACTACCAGACGGGCATCAACCAGGAGCACCTGGCGGTGCGCCAGGGCGTTGGGCTGTTCGACGTCTCGCACATGGGCGAGATCCGCGTCATCGGCGCGGGCGCGACGGCGTTCCTGCAGTGGGCCACCCTCAACGACCCGGGCCGCCTCAGGCCGGGGCGCGGCCAGTACAACATGCTCCAGAACGACAGCGGCGGCCTGGTCGACGACCTCTTCGTGTACCGCGACGGCCCCGACGACTACCTGGTGGTCGCGAACGCGGCCAACACCGCCGCCGTGCTCTCCCACCTCGTGGCGCTGGCGGACGGGCACGACTGTCACGTGATGGACGAGTCCGACGCCGTTGCGCTCCTCGCCCTGCAGGGGCCCGGGGCGCCCATGTTGCTCGGACAGCTCGTCGAGGTCGACCTGAGTCAGGTGAAGCGCAACGCCACGGTCGACGCCACCCTCTCCGGTATCCCGGCGCGCCTCAGCCGCACCGGTTACACGGGCGAGGACGGCTTCGAGCTGTTCCTGCGTCCCACCGACGCGGTGGCCGTCTGGCACATGCTCGTGCAGGCCGGCGCCACCCCGTGCGGGCTGGGCGCGCGCGACACCCTGCGGCTGGAGGCGGGCTTCCCCCTCTACGGGCACGAGCTGACGGAGACGTCCAACCCGCTGTGCACGCCGTTCGCCTGGGTGGTCAAGGACAAGCCGTTCTACGGCCGCGACGCCATGTGGGCCCCCGAGTGCGGCCGCGTCCTCGTGGGCGTGCGCCTCGACGACCGCGGGGTGCCGCGGCAGGGGTACCGGGTCCTGGCCGAGGGCGGGCGCGTGGTCGGCGAGGTCACGTCCGGCGCCCTCTCCCCCCTCACGCGCGAGGGCATCGGCTTCGCGTGGGTGGAGCGCGAACTGGCCGCGCCCGGCACCCGGCTGGCCGTCGAGATCCGTGGCGTCGGCGCCCCGGCGCGGGTGGTAAACCCGCCGTTCCACGGGGCATGA
- the gcvH gene encoding glycine cleavage system protein GcvH — protein sequence MKTPEELRYAATHEWVRREDEAVTVGITDFAQDQLGDVVFVELPEAGRRVAKGEQVAVIESVKTASDIYAPVSGVIVEANGALEGTPELINDQPYGRGWLFRIEMADDAELDALLDADAYQKSALEEG from the coding sequence ATGAAGACACCAGAGGAACTCCGTTACGCCGCCACGCACGAGTGGGTCCGCCGCGAGGACGAGGCCGTGACCGTCGGCATCACCGACTTCGCGCAGGACCAGCTCGGCGACGTCGTGTTCGTCGAGCTGCCGGAGGCGGGCCGGCGCGTCGCGAAGGGCGAGCAGGTAGCCGTGATCGAATCGGTCAAGACGGCCTCCGACATCTACGCCCCCGTCAGCGGCGTCATCGTCGAGGCCAACGGGGCGCTCGAGGGCACGCCCGAGCTGATCAACGACCAACCGTACGGCAGGGGGTGGCTGTTCCGCATCGAGATGGCCGACGACGCGGAGCTCGACGCCCTGCTCGACGCCGACGCCTACCAGAAGAGCGCCCTCGAGGAGGGCTGA